A section of the Burkholderia mallei ATCC 23344 genome encodes:
- a CDS encoding glycosyltransferase codes for MPLHDTTITGPASLRIQSVLYNNSQQHIDTALESIGRAADLAIASDALSSVEIALGDCSPEPVFTSEEIETRAAKLRPQGVTRIQYTFFDANLGSAAGQNRLLADLQTDLVLILNPDTVVAPNIFGELVRPMRKPGVGIVEARQVPIEHPKDYDPVTGETSWAATACALVSSAVAKEVDGFDSEAFFLYCDDVDFSWRVRLAGYKVVFQPSAALFHDKRLSTAGKWIVGGAEEYYSAEAALILAHKYSNSALADRIERQLLAQGSEVEKKAARKYRDLKDAGKLPAQIDPGHRVAQFIDGFYAKHRF; via the coding sequence GTGCCACTGCACGATACGACAATCACCGGTCCCGCGTCCTTGCGGATTCAGTCGGTCCTGTATAACAACAGTCAGCAGCACATCGATACGGCTCTCGAGAGCATCGGCCGTGCCGCCGATCTGGCGATTGCGTCCGATGCGTTGTCATCGGTGGAAATCGCGTTGGGGGATTGCTCGCCGGAGCCGGTCTTTACGTCCGAAGAGATCGAGACGCGCGCCGCCAAACTGCGTCCGCAAGGCGTGACGCGGATTCAGTATACGTTCTTCGACGCGAATCTCGGGTCAGCCGCCGGACAGAATCGCCTGCTTGCCGATTTGCAGACCGATCTCGTGTTGATTCTGAACCCGGACACGGTGGTGGCGCCCAATATCTTCGGCGAACTGGTGCGGCCGATGCGCAAGCCAGGGGTGGGCATCGTCGAGGCAAGGCAGGTACCTATCGAGCACCCGAAGGATTACGATCCAGTCACGGGCGAGACGAGTTGGGCGGCGACTGCGTGTGCCCTCGTCTCATCAGCGGTCGCAAAGGAAGTTGATGGCTTTGATTCGGAAGCATTCTTCCTGTACTGCGATGACGTGGACTTTTCGTGGCGAGTAAGGCTTGCCGGTTACAAGGTGGTGTTTCAGCCGTCGGCGGCGCTGTTTCACGACAAACGCCTTTCGACGGCGGGCAAATGGATTGTCGGTGGAGCCGAGGAGTACTACTCGGCAGAGGCCGCGCTCATTCTCGCGCACAAATACTCGAATAGCGCATTGGCCGATCGTATCGAGCGCCAGCTCCTCGCCCAAGGCAGCGAAGTCGAAAAAAAGGCCGCCAGGAAGTATCGGGATCTCAAGGACGCCGGGAAACTGCCCGCCCAGATCGATCCCGGGCATCGCGTGGCGCAATTCATCGATGGCTTCTACGCGAAACACCGCTTCTAA